The Caulobacter sp. FWC2 region TCCGGCAGCCGCGCTGGCTGACCAAGGGGGCGGGCGTCTATTACAGCTCCATCGACATCCGACCCGACTACGTGACTATCGGCGGCATTCCAGCGCTGTTCGACAATGCGCTGGCAGCGAAGAATCTGGACGCCGTTCCCCGCCTGATCGCCGAGCGGGACATTGCGGCCGACCCGCGGGCGTGGGGTTACGACGCCCAGTCGGCGCTCCTGGTCCGCTATCTGTGGTCCGATCCGGACCGCAAGGCGCGGCTGGCGACCTTTCTGGACAAGCTGGAATCTGGGGCGACCGATCCGAAGGCCGCCTGGACCGAGGCGTTCGGTGAACCGCCGGAGGCGTTGGACGTGGGGCTGCGCGCCTTCTTGGACACGCCGCCGGTGCGAACGACGCTACCGCGAACGGAGGGCTCGCCGCCGACCATCCTGATCCGGAAAATGCCAAAGGGCGCGGACGATCTGATCCTTGAGATCCAGCGCCTGAAGGCTAGCCCCAGCGGCAATGCCATTTTTCTGCTGAACCGTGTCCGCGAAGCGGCGGCGCGCCGGCCGGGCGAGCGCTATAGCCGCCAGGCCCTGGCCCGCGCCGAGATCGTGCTGGGTGATCGCGACAAAGGCGAAAAATTGCTGACACAGTTGCTGGATGAGGACGCCGGCAATCTGGAGGCCTTGCGGCTGATGGGGACCAGCAAGCTCTATCGCGCGGCCGCCGAGCCCGAACCTGCGCGCAAGACCGCGTTGATGGTGTTGGCCAGGGGCTATCTGAGGCGCGCCGACGCGGAAGAACCGAACGACTACCAGACTCTGTTCCTTCTGGCTCAGACCATGGTCAGCGGCGAGACGCCGTCGCCGGAAAGGCTGGCCCTGCTGCGGCGGGCGGTCTCGCTGGCGCCGGAGGTGGCGAAGATCCGCCTCGTCGCTGCGGCTGCCTTCCTGCGCGCGAACGACGAGCGAACCGCCTTCCAACTGCTCAAGCCGGTGTCGGCAGACCCCAATGGCGGCGTGGCGGCGCGGCAGGCCAAGGCGCTGCTGGACATGATGGCGCCGTCCGCCGGAACACCGTAGCGGCCTATGGCGCGACGCTGTCGGATCGGTGACGATCCGACCGGTTCTTTGCGTCGGGAGTCGCCATGAAACACTACGAACGGAACGAGGTGGCGCTGGCTGTCGTGCTGGCGGGCGTGGCCGGCTATGTCGACGCGATCGGCTTCCTGAAGCTGGGCGGCTTCTTCGTCTCGTTCATGAGCGGTAACTCCACGCGCCTGGGCGTGGCCCTGGCCACCGCCAACTGGGCGGCGGCGGCGACCGTGCTGACCTTGGTCGGATCGTTCGTGGCCGGCGTGGTGCTGGGCGCCCTGACGGCGCGGGCGTTCGGCGAGAACCGCCGCTCGCCGGTTCTGGCCCTGGAGGCGACGCTGCTGGCGGCGGGCGCGGGCCTGCTGGCCCTCGGCTTCGACACCGCCGGCGTCACGGCCGTGGCCATGGCGATGGGGGCGGAGAATGCGGTCTTTCAGCGTAACGGCGACGTGGCCGTGGGCCTGACCTACATGACCGGCGCGCTCGTGAAGGCCGGCCAGCGCATCGCCGGCGCGCTCACCGGCGGCGAGCCCGCGGACTGGCTGCGCTACGTGCTGCTGTGGATGGGGCTTTCGGCCGGCGGCGCGCTGGGCGCTCTGACCTATCTGACGATCGGCGCTGCCGCGCTCTGGGCGGCCGTGGCGGTCGTCCTGGGCGGCGCGATCTGGGCCGAGCGGCGCTGGCGGTCCGTCTAGAGAGTCCTGACGAACGCGGCCAGCGTGTCGGCGTAGAGCCGGTGCTCCTGCTCCAGCACCCGCACCGCCAGGCTGTGGTCGTCGTCGCCGGCCAGGATCGGCACGCGGGCCTGGCCCAGGATCGGACCCTCGTCGACGCCCGCCGTGACCAGGTGGACGGTGCAGCCGGCCTCGACCTCGCCCGCCGCGATGGCGCGCGCGTGGGTGTCCAGGCCCGGATAGGCCGGCAGCAGGGACGGGTGGATGTTCAGCATCCGTCCCTCCCAGGCGTCGACCAGGAACGGCGTCAGGATGCGCATGTAGCCGGCCAGGGCGATGACCTGGATCCCGCGTTCGCGCAGGGCCGCGTCGATAGCCCGCTCGTGGGCCTCGCGATCCTTGCCGAAGGGCTTCTGGTCGACGCAAAGGGCCTCGATCCCCTCGGCCGCCGCCGTGGCCAGGCCGCCG contains the following coding sequences:
- the purN gene encoding phosphoribosylglycinamide formyltransferase, translating into MTQRTKVAVLISGRGSNMEALVRAAKADDCPFEIALVLANKPDAGGLATAAAEGIEALCVDQKPFGKDREAHERAIDAALRERGIQVIALAGYMRILTPFLVDAWEGRMLNIHPSLLPAYPGLDTHARAIAAGEVEAGCTVHLVTAGVDEGPILGQARVPILAGDDDHSLAVRVLEQEHRLYADTLAAFVRTL
- a CDS encoding lipopolysaccharide assembly protein LapB; this translates as MTIGRGLAASLLAAGLLVSPAMAAAPKPWGDLVVNPQGTGRWLRAESDHVIVYTDEGPEIARRTAEDVEALDRVLRTLYGKLDAPPPRKFPIYLVKAPKRNDIINPDYRRFIPDAMISAVSVDVAEPDDIFAIVVRDSFSFHKVVDETLGDDGVLGAYALHFFSENFPFRQPRWLTKGAGVYYSSIDIRPDYVTIGGIPALFDNALAAKNLDAVPRLIAERDIAADPRAWGYDAQSALLVRYLWSDPDRKARLATFLDKLESGATDPKAAWTEAFGEPPEALDVGLRAFLDTPPVRTTLPRTEGSPPTILIRKMPKGADDLILEIQRLKASPSGNAIFLLNRVREAAARRPGERYSRQALARAEIVLGDRDKGEKLLTQLLDEDAGNLEALRLMGTSKLYRAAAEPEPARKTALMVLARGYLRRADAEEPNDYQTLFLLAQTMVSGETPSPERLALLRRAVSLAPEVAKIRLVAAAAFLRANDERTAFQLLKPVSADPNGGVAARQAKALLDMMAPSAGTP
- a CDS encoding YoaK family protein; amino-acid sequence: MKHYERNEVALAVVLAGVAGYVDAIGFLKLGGFFVSFMSGNSTRLGVALATANWAAAATVLTLVGSFVAGVVLGALTARAFGENRRSPVLALEATLLAAGAGLLALGFDTAGVTAVAMAMGAENAVFQRNGDVAVGLTYMTGALVKAGQRIAGALTGGEPADWLRYVLLWMGLSAGGALGALTYLTIGAAALWAAVAVVLGGAIWAERRWRSV